Genomic segment of Agrobacterium larrymoorei:
GTCATCTAACGTTTCACGCTGCAATTGGTCGCAATGGCCGCACAGCATTGAAGCGCGAAGGTGACGGCAAGACGCCGATCGCGTCCGTGCCTCTGCTTTACGGATTTTATCGTGGAGATCGTGTTCGCGGACTGCAAACATCGCTTGCGATGTATCCCACTGCGAAAAACATGCTTTGGTGCGACGCGCCGCGCGATCCGAATTATAATCGTCTGGTCAGGGTGCCGTTCAAACCAAGCCATGAGGAAATGCAGCGGCACGACGGGCTTTACGATGTCTGCCTTGTGCTCGACTGGAACATCAGCGACCGGCGACGCAACCTCGGTTCGGCAATATTCATGCACATGATCAGGCCGGGATATGAGCCGACGGCTGGGTGCGTCGCTCTTCACCCTAAGGATATGAGGCGCATACTTCCTTATTTGCGGAAGGGGCGGGTTCTTCAGGTTCTCTGAAAAGCGGAAGAGATGTAAGCCATCTGGAAATTCCGAAATGGGTTATTCCACATAACCGCCATCTTTGCCGTAGAAACAAAAAACCCGCCACGAAGCGGGCGGGTTTTTTGAC
This window contains:
- a CDS encoding L,D-transpeptidase family protein, with product MVSKTNPQKSSLKLLVRPAPRNKSRAIVQFGHLTFHAAIGRNGRTALKREGDGKTPIASVPLLYGFYRGDRVRGLQTSLAMYPTAKNMLWCDAPRDPNYNRLVRVPFKPSHEEMQRHDGLYDVCLVLDWNISDRRRNLGSAIFMHMIRPGYEPTAGCVALHPKDMRRILPYLRKGRVLQVL